In the Syntrophus aciditrophicus SB genome, ATTCTTATTCACCGGCATTGCCCTTCTTGTTTACTGCCTGGTACCGAAAAGACGCCTGATCGCCCTTTATAATCTGCATCGCGCCTTTCCGGAAAAATCCATGGACGAACTTGTCCGGATTGCAAAGGGGGTTTACCGGAACGTCGGCATCCTGGCAGCCGAATTTGTGGACATTCCCTCTCTGAACGCAAGCCGGATCAATGAATTCATGGAAGTCCGGGGGCTGGAAAATTACTGGAAAGCCAAGGCAAAAAATAAAGGGGTGGTCCTGGTGACGGCTCACTTCGGTAACTGGGAATTGATGGCAGCGGCTTTTGCCGTCATCGGGGAGCCCATCATGATCCTCTATCGACCCTTTGATAACCCCCTGCTGGAAAACATCGTTTCCACAGTGAGGACGTCGACAGGCAATACGGTCACTCCCGCGAACCGAGCCATGCGCGGAATATTGCGGCGCCTGAGAGATAAAAAAACCGTGGGGCTGCTGATCGATCAGAATGTTTCACCGCCGGAAGGCCGTTTTGTCCAGTTTTTCAACAGGCCTGCCTGTACGTCGCCGGGATTGGCGCATATCGCTCTTCTTACAGACGCTCCGGTCGTACCTGCCTTTCTCATTCGAAAAGAGGATGGAAAATATATTCTGGAGATTGGCGCCGAAAGAGAGTTGATCAAATCCGGAGACGATGACCGGGATATTATTCTGAACACGCAGCGTTACACCCGAGCTATCGAGGATGTCGTCAGGCAGCATCCGGAACAGTGGTTCTGGGTCCATCACCGCTGGAAAGCACAACCGCTTCCTCATCAATAATAAAAAATAAGTTGAATTATTTTTTCTGCGCAGGAGACAGGCTTTCAGCTTTGCGACGAGCTTCTTCTGCCTGTTCCGGGAGGTTCAGCTTTTCATAGGATTGAGCCTGATAGAGATAATAGAACGCGTTGCCCTGTTCCAGGGCGATGGCGCGGTCGAAGATTTCGACGGCCTCACGGTGGCGGCCCGCATCGGCAAGGGCGCGTCCCAGACGATTGTAATAAACGGCTGCAAAGCGGGGATTGAAGGCGGCTGCGGCTTCCGTGCTGCGTTTCGCCTCCTCGCAGCGCAGCTGCCTGACCTGGATTTCCGCCAGACGGATCAGACAGAGGGGATCATCAGCACGGGCCTCAAGACTGCGGTTCAGCATTTCTTCCGCCCGACCGAGTTCTCCGATTTCAGCAAGGTCGTTGGCCAGACGCTGGCAGAAGCGGGCGGCTTCTTCCGGATCAAGGGTTATGGCTTGCCGGTATGCCTCTTCCGCGGAATCGAGGCGTCCGGCGGCAACCAGGGCATCGCCCAGCAGACAGAACAGTTCCGGGGCATCCGGTTCCAGACCGGTCATCTTTTCGAAGATCTCCACAGCCTCGTCGGCCATGCCCGCAGTCAGAAAAGCGCAGCCCAGTTCCCTGATCAGGGGGGGCTCTTCCGGTTGTGCTTCCACCGCCTGCCTGCAGATCGAAACCAGCCGGTCATACTGCCCGCCCTCTC is a window encoding:
- a CDS encoding lysophospholipid acyltransferase family protein; this encodes MKKLQSHTVVLLILKSIPLSVRRFLFTGIALLVYCLVPKRRLIALYNLHRAFPEKSMDELVRIAKGVYRNVGILAAEFVDIPSLNASRINEFMEVRGLENYWKAKAKNKGVVLVTAHFGNWELMAAAFAVIGEPIMILYRPFDNPLLENIVSTVRTSTGNTVTPANRAMRGILRRLRDKKTVGLLIDQNVSPPEGRFVQFFNRPACTSPGLAHIALLTDAPVVPAFLIRKEDGKYILEIGAERELIKSGDDDRDIILNTQRYTRAIEDVVRQHPEQWFWVHHRWKAQPLPHQ
- a CDS encoding tetratricopeptide repeat protein, whose product is MRNNDDKDALRKSAENLLNSGRYSEAAAVYGRLVEQYPEEESFLLAQAWAYHDNGQRDEAIVCFEKLFAGELKRKVFTGFAFDELVRLYREGGQYDRLVSICRQAVEAQPEEPPLIRELGCAFLTAGMADEAVEIFEKMTGLEPDAPELFCLLGDALVAAGRLDSAEEAYRQAITLDPEEAARFCQRLANDLAEIGELGRAEEMLNRSLEARADDPLCLIRLAEIQVRQLRCEEAKRSTEAAAAFNPRFAAVYYNRLGRALADAGRHREAVEIFDRAIALEQGNAFYYLYQAQSYEKLNLPEQAEEARRKAESLSPAQKK